One Campylobacter concisus DNA window includes the following coding sequences:
- a CDS encoding aminotransferase class V-fold PLP-dependent enzyme gives MVNLEHIRENIILKNGIYYFDFTASGLAYKPIEDEIAKILQTYANTHSISSSNAYKTAQIYEDSRRELKSLLGLDDSFYLFACGNGATGAIKKFQEILGIYAPPALKKRYALKPDENSPLVVLGPYEHHSNEISFRQALCEVERIRLDKNGGIDFNHLEQILRINVGREIIATFSVASNVTGVLSDYRKIYTLVKSYGGIVAFDAASFSAYGNIDCDYFDALFLSPHKLLGGVGSCGLLAIKKILANSDEPTFAGGGTVSYVSKNYAIFVKDSEQLEEAGTPPILGFIRANLAYRLRNEIGFETIYENESELGEYLEKKLAEIPELTCYRPNNIKRLPIFSFNVTGVSPYELAKVLSKEYGIQTRAGCSCAGPYGHDLLHLKEDALFTHKPGWVRAGLHYTHTLKDVDYLVDALKNSIKKYSSIWKVDDPFSVDKISGCMGDR, from the coding sequence TTGGTAAATTTAGAGCATATTAGAGAAAATATAATTTTAAAAAATGGCATTTATTATTTTGATTTTACAGCTTCAGGGCTAGCTTATAAACCTATCGAAGATGAGATAGCAAAAATACTTCAAACATACGCAAATACACACTCTATCAGCTCATCAAATGCCTATAAAACCGCTCAAATTTATGAAGATTCAAGACGTGAATTAAAAAGCTTGCTAGGACTTGATGATAGTTTTTATCTTTTTGCTTGTGGCAATGGAGCTACCGGCGCGATAAAGAAATTTCAAGAAATTTTAGGAATTTATGCACCGCCAGCGTTAAAAAAAAGATATGCCCTAAAGCCAGATGAAAATTCTCCGCTCGTAGTACTTGGCCCTTATGAGCATCATTCAAATGAGATAAGTTTTAGGCAAGCACTTTGTGAGGTTGAGCGTATCAGGCTTGATAAAAATGGAGGGATCGACTTTAATCATTTGGAGCAAATTTTAAGGATAAATGTCGGTCGTGAGATCATCGCAACTTTTAGTGTGGCTTCAAATGTGACTGGGGTTTTGAGCGACTACCGCAAAATTTATACTCTTGTAAAATCTTATGGTGGCATTGTGGCATTTGATGCTGCAAGCTTTAGTGCTTATGGAAATATCGATTGTGACTATTTTGATGCTCTTTTTTTATCTCCTCATAAATTACTTGGTGGAGTTGGAAGTTGTGGGCTTCTTGCTATAAAAAAGATACTTGCAAACTCAGATGAGCCGACATTTGCTGGCGGTGGAACGGTAAGTTATGTCAGCAAAAACTACGCTATATTTGTAAAAGATAGTGAGCAGTTAGAAGAGGCTGGCACTCCACCTATTTTAGGATTTATAAGAGCAAATTTGGCCTATAGGCTAAGAAATGAGATAGGATTTGAGACAATATATGAAAATGAGAGCGAGCTTGGAGAGTATTTGGAAAAAAAACTAGCAGAAATTCCTGAGCTTACGTGCTATCGTCCAAATAACATAAAGCGTTTGCCGATATTTTCTTTTAACGTAACTGGTGTTTCGCCTTATGAACTAGCTAAAGTTTTAAGCAAAGAATATGGTATTCAAACGCGTGCAGGATGTTCTTGCGCTGGACCATATGGACATGATCTGCTTCATTTAAAAGAAGATGCATTATTTACCCATAAGCCAGGCTGGGTAAGGGCTGGACTCCACTATACGCATACGCTAAAGGACGTGGATTATTTAGTAGATGCATTAAAAAATAGCATTAAAAAGTATTCAAGCATTTGGAAGGTCGATGATCCTTTTAGTGTTGATAAAATTTCAGGTTGTATGGGAGATAGATGA
- a CDS encoding hydroxymethylpyrimidine/phosphomethylpyrimidine kinase, whose translation MKNILIIAGSDSVGGAGVQADIKTCEAFSCYAATAITALTAQNTNGVSNIFATNVTNLNEQIKMVDEELNIDAIKVGMLFNKELISCVGSWLEKFHKQGIKIVIDPVCVAKSGSKLLEDDAIASLKELFKFADIITPNIDEAKVLELNSKNLPCDMILKRSTVAEICEDTLFKKNGDVIKFKEPLIKPEIMHGAGCSFASALACLLANGHAKEEAIKLAKKYILNAIKNAITTKFGKRLLNHKVGISD comes from the coding sequence ATGAAAAATATATTAATCATTGCAGGAAGTGATAGTGTTGGTGGTGCTGGCGTGCAGGCTGATATTAAGACATGCGAGGCATTTTCTTGCTACGCAGCGACGGCTATTACGGCTCTTACGGCACAAAATACAAATGGCGTTAGCAATATCTTTGCTACAAATGTTACAAATCTAAATGAACAAATCAAAATGGTAGACGAAGAGCTAAACATAGATGCCATAAAGGTTGGTATGCTTTTTAATAAAGAGCTTATATCTTGCGTTGGTTCTTGGCTTGAAAAATTTCATAAGCAAGGCATTAAAATAGTAATAGACCCAGTTTGCGTAGCAAAATCAGGCTCAAAGCTTCTTGAGGATGACGCGATAGCAAGCTTAAAAGAGCTTTTTAAATTCGCAGACATTATTACACCAAATATCGATGAAGCCAAAGTTTTGGAGCTTAATAGTAAAAATTTACCTTGCGATATGATCTTAAAGCGAAGTACGGTTGCAGAAATTTGTGAAGATACTCTTTTTAAAAAAAATGGTGACGTGATTAAATTTAAAGAGCCACTAATAAAACCAGAGATCATGCATGGGGCTGGATGTAGCTTTGCAAGTGCGCTGGCCTGCTTGCTGGCAAATGGACACGCCAAAGAAGAGGCCATAAAACTAGCCAAAAAATACATTTTAAATGCTATTAAAAATGCAATTACGACAAAATTTGGCAAACGTCTACTAAATCATAAAGTTGGCATAAGTGATTGA